Below is a window of Enterobacter kobei DNA.
CGCATTACGAATTTTCACCACGCCATTGGTGACAAACAGATGGCCATTACGCGCATTACGCGTCGGCATCACGCAGTCAAACATATCAATGCCGCGACGAACGCCTTCCACCAGGTCTTCTGGTTTACCCACACCCATCAGGTATCGCGGTTTGTCTGCCGGGATCTGCGGGCACACATGCTCCAGAATGCGGTGCATATCTGCTTTAGGTTCACCCACAGCCAGACCGCCGACAGCGTAGCCATCAAAGCCAATCTCTACCAGACCTTTGACAGAGATATCACGTAAATCTTCGTAAACGCTGCCCTGGATAATACCGAACAGCGCATTTTTGTTTTGCAGCGAGTCGAAACGGTCACGGCTGCGCTTAGCCCAGCGTAAGGACATTTCCATGGAACGCTTGGCGTAGTCCCAGTCAGCCGGATACGGCGTACACTCGTCGAAGATCATCACGATGTCGGAGCCGAGATCGTACTGGATCTCCATGGATTTTTCCGGATCGAGGAAAATCGGATCGCCGTTGATCGGGTTGCGGAAATGCACGCCCGCTTCGGTGATTTTACGAATATCGCCGAGGCTGAATACCTGGAAACCACCGGAGTCGGTGAGGATCGGCCCTTTCCACTGCATAAAGTCATGCAGATCGCCGTGCAGCTTCATGATCTCCTGACCCGGACGCAGCCACAGGTGGAAGGTGTTGCCGAGGATAATCTGCGCGCCAGTGTCCTGCACTTCTTCCGGCGTCATGCCTTTTACGGTGCCGTAAGTACCCACGGGCATAAAGGCGGGCGTTTCAACGACGCCGCGATCAAACACCAGGCGGCCGCGGCGGGCGCGTCCGTCTGTCGTATCTAATTCGAATTTCATTTTTTCTCCATACGCCGGAAAAACAGTCCAACGCGTCAATCAAAGCGCCGCGGAACTATTCCCCGACGCGCTCAGAAATTGCCTGCGGATTGTACGTGATAAACATCGCATCCCCGTAACTAAAAAAGCGATATTCCGCTTTTACCGCTTCTTCATAGGCGTGCATGGTGGCTTTATAACCGGCAAAGGCCGACACCAGCATGATCAGCGTCGATTCCGGCAGATGGAAATTGGTCACCAGCGCGTCGATCACGCTGTACTGATAGCCCGGGTAAATAAAGATTTGCGTATCGCCAAAGAAGGGTTCGATGAGATCGTTTTTGGCCGCTTTCGCCGCGCTTTCCAGCGAGCGTACCGACGTTGTGCCCACCGCCACCACGCGATTACCGCGCGCTTTCGCCGCCAGCACGGCGTCAACCACCTCCTGCGGCACTTCAGCGTACTCAGAGTGCATGATGTGATCTTCAATACTG
It encodes the following:
- the tgt gene encoding tRNA guanosine(34) transglycosylase Tgt: MKFELDTTDGRARRGRLVFDRGVVETPAFMPVGTYGTVKGMTPEEVQDTGAQIILGNTFHLWLRPGQEIMKLHGDLHDFMQWKGPILTDSGGFQVFSLGDIRKITEAGVHFRNPINGDPIFLDPEKSMEIQYDLGSDIVMIFDECTPYPADWDYAKRSMEMSLRWAKRSRDRFDSLQNKNALFGIIQGSVYEDLRDISVKGLVEIGFDGYAVGGLAVGEPKADMHRILEHVCPQIPADKPRYLMGVGKPEDLVEGVRRGIDMFDCVMPTRNARNGHLFVTNGVVKIRNAKYKSDTGPLDEECDCYTCRNYSLAYLHHLDRCNEILGARLNTIHNLRYYQRLMAGLRKAIEEGKLESFVTDFYQRQGRDVPPLNVD